The following are encoded together in the Bos mutus isolate GX-2022 chromosome 3, NWIPB_WYAK_1.1, whole genome shotgun sequence genome:
- the SH2D2A gene encoding SH2 domain-containing protein 2A yields the protein MEFPLAQICPQGSREAPAITFSTFQPLGLNRRSCQGPGLLLGPRLQAPEEAWPSPRGPAGQAVAPLQAPGAACNPKDVGKEEVPREEALFLQAETRAWFQKTQAHELLQHGAAPIWFHGFITRREAERLLETKPQGCYLVRFSESAVTFVLTYRSRTCCRHFLLAQLGDGRHVVLGEDSAHARLQDLLLHYTACPLSPYGETLTEPLARQTPEPAGLSLRTEESDFGSKSQDSPFQYSPILKKERSIAPTQRDGSGEPKQPSQSPRPKPPIPAKPQLQPEVYTSPAPRPRPALPPKPSNPIYNEPDEPIDFYAMGRGSPGEAPSNIYAEVEVREPDSRSEDPQCILRHEVLRKCQSRPVLGSQNPGGQQLHSENSVAEQGRTVPHQPLPRWGHTLPHNLSRQVLQDRGQAWLPLGPPQ from the exons ATGGAGTTTCCCCTGGCCCAGATATGCCCCCAAG GGAGCCGAGAAGCCCCGGCCATAACCTTCAGCACCTTCCAGCCCCTGGGCTTGAACCGCAGGAGCTGCCAGGGCCCGGGCTTGCTTCTGGGACCACGACTCCAGGCCCCTGAGGAAGCCTGGCCCAGCCCCAGGGGCCCAGCTGGCCAGGCTGTG GCACCTCTCCAGGCCCCAGGAGCTGCCTGCAATCCAAAGGATGTTGGGAAGGAGGAGGTGCCAAGGGAAGAAGCTCTGTTCCTACAGGCCGAGACTCGGGCTTGGTTCCAGAAGACCCAGGCCCATGAGCTCCTACAGCACGGGGCGGCCCCCATCTGGTTCCACGGTTTCATCACCCGGAG AGAGGCCGAGAGGCTGCTGGAGACTAAGCCTCAGGGATGCTACTTGGTGCGTTTCAGCGAGAGCGCCGTGACCTTTGTGCTGACTTACAG GAGCCGGACTTGCTGCCGCCACTTCCTGCTGGCCCAGCTAGGGGACGGGCGCCACGTGGTGTTGGGCGAGGACAGCGCCCACGCGCGGCTGCAGGATCTACTGCTGCACTACACTGCGTGCCCGCTCAGCCCGTATGGGGAGACACTTACCGAACCCCTCGCCCGCCAG ACTCCTGAGCCCGCAGGACTGTCCCTAAGGACCGAAGAATCAGACTTTGGAAGCAAAAGCCAGGACTCACCGTTTCAGTATAGCCCGATTCTCAAAAAGGAGCGAAGTATAGCCCCCACGCAGAGAGATGGATCTGGGGAGCCAAAGCAG CCCTCCCAGTCGCCCAGGCCCAAGCCGCCCATCCCCGCCAAACCTCAGCTGCAGCCCGAAGTCTACACAAGCCCTGCTCCGAGACCTCGCCCAGCCCTGCCGCCCAAGCCCTCCAACCCCATCTACAACGAACCTGATGAACCCATCGACTTCTACGCCATGGGCCGTGGCAgccctggggaagcccccagCAACATTTATGCCGAGGTGGAGGTGAGGGAGCCTGATTCAAGGAGTGAGGACCCGCAGTGCATCCTCAGGCATGAAGTCCTACGGAAATGCCAGTCCAGGCCTGTCCTAGGCAGCCAG AATCCAGGTGGCCAACAACTGCATTCTGAGAACTCCGTGGCTGAACAAGGCCGTACTGTGCCCCACCAGCCCCTACCCCGCTGGGGGCACACTCTCCCCCACAACCTTTCTAGACAAGTGCTTCAGGACAGAGGACAGGCATGGCTCCCCCTGGGGCCTCCTCAGTAG